AGTGTTGAGAATTAATTCAAAGTAATGGGTTGTTTAGTTGACCAATTATCTCGGTAGAATATTTTTTAGTTCTAGATTTTCAgtttaattgaataagttgttAGCTATTTTTACGTTAAGGTAGTTTCTTTGTAAGCCTATAAATATAGACATTTATGCTTTGTTTTATCAATTCAGTGTTCATCAATAATAGAATAAATTTGATGCATATTGTAATTGTCTATTTCATGTTTGCTTATTCAACAAAGGAAGAAATAAAGGGCTGCTTTCTTTCCTAGTTGGTTAAGggagatttttattttttattttttgctgtAAATACGAACATGTTTCGAGATCGATTGAAGTTCCaatcatcaaaaaccaaacaaGGAAGAAGAGAACTTcgaggttttttttttatatatatataaatgtgaaaGCTCAATTGTTTAATGATATGTGAAGGAGGACATTTGCATGTGAATCCTACAATGGAAAGTGATAGGTTTTGTTCATGTGAATATCTGGGTTACTCTACACTCACCATTTTTTTCAAACTCAAAAAACTCCAACTTAAAAGATGAAAAATTCAATCTCAATTACCAAAACcttaaaaaagaaagaatttgtGTCATCACGAAGGAGACAAAAATAGCAGGGGCAGATTGCATGGAGACAAAGAATCGTGCAATGCACTTTCAACTATGAAAGATGCCTCTCACATCCTCACACTTGGTGATTTCCCATCGTATTTATTTTAGTGGAATATGATTTTTTAATGTGATTGTTGAGAAATTACTTCATAATGCTTGGTATACATAGAAAGATATTGAATAAGATCCCAATAAAGTTAATTATCACATTTGATTTATTAAATACTTTTCTAATTTTGTAATCATAATTTACTTAATTTACACTTATTAAATAAAAGAcaatatttatgtatttaatttaaattttattcttaagaaatatttagattaaatatttaataataaaattctattgataatttttaatttataattttaattaaaggcaatattattttaaatttttcttgcttatatttttaaatataataatgcaTATAAAATCATGATaacttattttagaattttaaaaaaaacactTGAAATCACGTTTTTTAAACTAAAGGCTAACCCATAGGAATATAAAAAATGTTGATTCTGGAGATTACTCTAAGCAAAACTAGAAATAATTAAATCATAGGAATATAAAACCATAGGCGGTCTACCCTACAATTCCTATACATTTTAAATGGAACAATTCTACTCATATTCTACCTAAAAAAAAAGGTATTTCATACAAATACAAGTGCTAAATCAAATTTGTAGCTGGGAAAAAATAAAATGAGGAAAAAAATTTACTTACGAAGAATCTATTAAGTAATACAGAAAATCAAGTAGTAGGAAAGAGGCAATAAATTTTGTCTATAGAATCTGAGAAATTCTATTAAGTAGGAAGGAGAATAATAggagaaaaatttttaaaaaaaaggaaaaaggaaaaaacaaaTAGGGATTAAATGTGCAATTTCACCTAAATTCTTTGtctaaaatgatgatttaatgtgaTAGTTAACGGCTTAATGAAAAAAATGTTACAAATCGATAACATAAGTAACCATTTTGTAACAAATTAAAGTTCGACGACCAAAAGTAATTTAAAACATACAAAAGTAATTATTTCTATAGTTTacactaaataaaaatataatattttagccAATGCTCGATTCTTTTTAGCGTGAGTAAGGTGCCTTTTATATCAATTTTACGATCCATTAAACTATTTTTTAAAGATTCATGACTACTCCTCTCAAACTCTATCTAGTGATAAATTCAATTTTAGCATTTAGAATTCACTCCAAGGCAATAATTAAAATTCTTTAAATTTGGtgttttattttcataatttttatatttattattttctaatttaatttatttttgcatttctactttttatttaaattaagtaaaaatattataattttttgaatttttatttaattttgaagattttttaataattttgggaattataatttttttgtgatttttaatttttatctttaatAGTTGTTAATGTGACATATATGGTTAAGAATGAAAAGCTTCAAATGAAAAGTAGTGGCCAAATTAAATAAAAGTGTAAAGTTTATTGGCTAAAATTGTCATTATACCTTGTATATAAATGACCAAAAATAAGTATTTAAGGGCACAATTTTAATGATGAGAGTATTTTGCTCCTTTGTGTAATCAATTTACCCATTCTTTAAATAAAGAAGCCAAATATAATATCAAGTATGATACTTTTACTTGCATATgtattttctcttctcttcccatTCTACTTTCAAATGATTTgttttacccaaataatattttCTCTCCAACACTttattcttattttctttttcattttatttttattcaacaaatcatacatttaatatgaataataaatgtatttaaattttaaaacgaaTTTGTTAATGCATATCTAGAAAATACTAGAAATACATATACttatcataatttttaaatttcataagtagaatttttttttaaaaagtatattTGAGAGATACAtgttattttactaattttattgTAAATTGATGAAATACTAGAAATGTCTAAAATTGTTTCGACTTATTTACTTataaatgttaaaaaaattataacaaggataatttaataaaatatatttttaaataatcttacattcatcaatcaaataataaaattttacattacaatcaaatataccaaacataccgaataatatcttaaaataatATTACATTCTGATAATGTTATTATCAGAAATAATTTAATATCTTGTGAAATCCTCTGGAAAAATATTAGAGGCCTACAATCTAATACTAATCCTATGATACACCCACTAGGaaataaaaatgatataaaaatatttaaaaaatgattttaaaaaataataattattgatagtaaaaaaaaattgtaacttTTCCTATTAATGAAGTTATGGTTGTCTAGCAAGGTTATGACTCTAAGAGATTAGGTTCAAGTATATTATAATTTTGGAGTgtgatttttcattttatttttaaataatttatataattctattaatatattcttttgttttataattttaatttatttgtattttttcaactaagtttatatttggttaattttAGACATCGACCCAGTTAAGGATTTAAATATATCTAGATATTGTCACAcccataattaaaaatattttctttttaagaTTTATTCAATAATGAATATAGGTGGAGATGATAatgaatttgtattttaaatgctatCAAATAAGTGTTTGAtacttcaaattatttttattgttttatttaaagatgatataaaagtataaaaagataaaagtgttatgacaataatattaattataatttaaaagaatgggtattttgtatttctataattttataattaatgagGTAATAAAATGTgcacaataaaattaaaatgcaaaAGTCATTTTAGTTAAAGCATTGGTTGAATGGTAAAACTAAAGCTTTATCGATCCAAATATCCTATTCAAATCCCAtgtaaattactttttattaaaaaaactaaaatatccTAGAAcagtataaattattttaaataattcaatcaaGTGTTTAAGtaacaataattataatattatatgcaTTTAACAGAGGTAACGGAGTGTGAATAATAAAACTAAAATGTACAAGACATTTTATGATGAAGGATTGGTTGTGTGGTAAAATTAAAGTTTCGTTAACCCAAATGTCATAAGTTCAAAATTTAttgtatataaaattaattattagttttgtttaaaataaaagaaagggtTGATactctaaaataaaataactcattttaaatatcaaaaaatatttttatatcgaGTTGATGCATAATTAATTTGTAATACTACTCAATCAAAAGTTGAATCAAAAGTTTAAATAATAGAGAGGATGCATGTGTAATTTTTTTTTCGGCAAACGTTGCTTGAAATGCTTCACCATTAGCTTGTGACTCTAGGCATCCCTTTGAAAAGACCCCGGCTGCTGTCCTAGCTGCCAACTTCTATTAATTTTCCATGGATCCCCAAAACTTGTATCATTCATAACTTTGAAATTCAATACGACAAAAATAGTAAATTAAGGCAAATAAATGTAAGTTAGGTGATATATGTGGTGTTGAGGTGCTAGAAGCTGCACCGTGACTCAATTACCGTTGACTAGTATGTTGATTGGACGTAGAGTCAATTCATCATTTTCACTATATTTATGGAAGATGTTAACATTAAACTGTTGTAAAAACACCAACTCTTTTCCCCTTTTCAACATTTCATCAGTGTTTCATGAAGCAGCATTTATATTAGTCTTCCCAGTGCTACTAATTTCATGTTTTGGGGCTAATCAAGAAGGGGTTTTCCTTTTGACATCTGCCATGAATTGTTTTTTGACATTCATATTTAAGGATTGCAAGGCATGGGATTCAAAGCTCAATTATCTTATGATATGTGAAGTAGGACATTTGATTGTGAATTCTACAATGGAATATCTGGGTTACTGCACTCTCTTCTTCCAACTTAAGAAAAAATCAATCTCTACCATCAGAACCTTAAAAAGAAAGACCATGGAAAATGCCTCTCCCACCTAATGTTTCAGCACATAACCCAAACTTTATCATCTCTAAAAAGTTTGCCTACATATCATTTAAAGCTTGTGGAAATGGATATCTGCTTGCTTTTCTCTGTTTTCGAATTTACAAGCTTTTCGAATGGATGGTGAACTGAAATCGACTAACCACTAATTTGGGGCATACAATCAGTTTTCTCTATTGGGTGGATTTTGACAAGCATATGGGTGTTTATCCTTTTTAAGTAGTCGTTAGTTTAATCAAACTTGGGGACAGAAATTTGGGCCAAGCGTTTATTAGGTCGTTTTGATAAGTTTATGAGACACTGCTTTCACTCTATCAATGAGTGGTTTAGCTTATGGTTGATCTCATGTGAGGACATGTTACATGTTCCTATTGATTCATAGCTAGCAACAAGGTATAAATGCTAGCGCTAAGTCGAGTTTGCAAGAAATATCAGGTTTGCTGATGGAAGCAAATGAAACAAGACCAAGAAAAATAGTAGTGGTTGTAGTAAGTCAGACCAGTTGGCTTGAAACTGTCCAAGCGCCTCAAATAATTTGAGGTCCTAAGGTTGAATGATTCATTTTATGGTGGTTAGAAAACACATgttttaggtcaatttaacttATAAAAGACTGCCAAATGATTAGGTCACCTTCGAATCAATGCCCCTCACTTTCTTTTTTTCCAGGTAATATGCAAAAATCTTATTCAGACAACTTTTTCCCTACCTTACCTCATTTCTAGCTGTTCCAACCAAGATGTATGTCACCAACTTATCAAGTATCAATAATGCAAAAACAAAACCCCTTTTggaaaatatgaataaatttatttaatttataatttaaaaaccaACATACAGTTGTGATTCGCAAGCGGCAAGATAACTCCGAGAGGAACAAAACAAAAACCAACTCTTTCCTGGTCTTAAAACCAGCAATGCAACTCTGCAAATGGCTGAAAAATACGTATGATCACCTATGGAAGACTGATAACTGTATGTACACTCCGTTAAAATGATTGGATATTAAGGGATTCCAATGGAAAAGGGTAATTGAATCAATGAAATCCCCTTGAACCTCTTGACTGATACAGCTCCAGTCTACTTTTGGCCTCTTGTAAAAGAGTGTCTATTGTTTCATCCTGGGTCATGTAGGATTGTTTGGATGCCCATTCGAGCACCGTAAGCACCTCAGCTTGGGCGAGTTCTTCGCTATCTGGTACATGGAGGGCAATGTAGCATAGGAGAACCAATGCCCGGAGTTGAACGATTTGTTCTCCGAAATACACTAGTTGAATCAAATGCTTCGCACCTCCAGCAGTAATGATTGCCTTGGAGTGATCAAGGTGGAGGTAGTTGTCAGTGCAAGCAAACTTGGTGAGTGCAATGGCAGCCTCCTTGGAAACTTCAGCTTCCCTCTCGTCAAGAAGTTTAACCAATGGGGCAATCATCCTTGTTTCAGTTGCTCTAAACGTCCTTGCCAAATTACCAATAGCCTTGATACAAGGAATCAGCAACTCCGAATCGGCCTTCTCGATGATCTTCAACAACTGATCGACGACAAGCTTACAAGCATGAGAATTCGGCTTAAATGCAGACCTTCTCAAATCGGTGTCCCGCTCTGCCACAGCTGTAATCTCCATTAATGCCATAGCCGAATTAAACTGCACATCGTCACTTCCTTTTTCTAACAAAACTGCAAAACATAGCAATGCTCTAGACTCGGTGATACTCCGACATATAGATGAATTCCCCTTGGCAAGATGCCATAAAGCTCTAGCTGCCATTGCCTTCATATAAGCCTTGGTAGCAGGATCTTCCAATTCCCTTCCCTTCATATTCACCCCTGACATCGAACCATTTTGCTGAGGTTGATAATAAATATGATGAAGCTGCTTGACATTACCCTGACTGTTACTCCTAACATGATTATTACCCAGCTTTTGTGGCAATTTCACCCCTCCATTCATTGCCATAGTACTGGTAACCACATTATGCATCTGGTTCGGGGTTTGGTTCCCCATGGGATGCGAAATCTGACTCTGATGGTCTTCGTCAACGGCGACTTTCACAGTCGAATTATTACTACTGGCCATAACCACCGCGTGGATCGACGTAGCCTTGTGACTAGCAATCGCATACTTGCTATGTTCTTGAATCGTTTCGAACGCTAAATGGCTGACGAGTAATCGGATTATATTGTGCTGGGCGAATAAATCTTGACATTTTGGGTAATTAGCCGCCAACTCAGACACCGCCCACGCCGTCACGGCTTGAACTTTCATAGGACCTTCTTTGAGGATTTTCGCAAACACCGTGCAAACGCCAGCGTGGATCATGTGCTCCACGCTTTCCGGGTCCCGACCCAGAAGTCCAATTGCTTTGGCTGCGTTTTCTTGACCCTCCATTTTCCCTTCTTTGAGTAATTTCAATAACGGTCCAACCCCTCCTTCTTCTATAATCAGTTTCCCGTAACGGTCATTGTCTCTGGCTAGCGAAACGAGCGAAGCGGCGGCGTCGGACCTGTTTTCGAGTGAGCCTGTGTAAAGAATCGCGATTTGTTCCCATATTAGGCATAGAATGGGCTCGTTTGCAGCGATCGGAGGAAGGCCTAAATACTCATCGTCGCGATCGTCACACGAAGCCGATACGCGGAGAAGCCAAGAAACATCGCCTATTGAGTTCTCGAGCTGAGAAGACATTTTGCGAAACGCGGCAGCAGGGATGATTGTAAAGACGCGCTTCATAAGGCCATTGGCACGGCATTTCAGGACCAAAGACAAGGCTTTATCGAGGACTTGTTCGGTGTCATCAATTATGCGGCACGTGGGACGCTCGTAAAGATCGGAACTCGCACGCGCCGCCTGTCGGAGTAAGCCAACGAGTTTCTCCGTCCTGGACTTAAGCTCCGCACACTCTTGCTTAAACGAACTCGCTTCATCCGCCGCTTTCGCCACTTGGTCTGCTAATTGAATTGGCTTCGCCAAGATTTGTTTCACTATATCCGCCATCACAACGAAAGAAAAAAAAGCAAAACTTTATCAGatcaaaaataaatgaataaataaataaatcgaagAGAAAAGGGCTGAGCTTTCTTGGGTTTTTGGACTTTGGGAAGTTTCTGCCTTGTAGAGCCTTGATAAGCGGAGGAAATGGGAGTAATTGAAGGTGTTTAAAGTTGTTTCGTTAGAAAAGTGAAGAGAAAGATTGATGAAAGAAGAAAAGGGTCATTCATGGCGGACGAGTTTTACAAGGTCAAATGCTTCTTTATAGCATTTTGTAAAAGGAAATAGCTTTTACTAATATTTATGGACTTTCCATAAAATAACTCTGGGGAAAATTAGGTATATACACCGTTTCGGAAAATAATTACGATTTACTtcgattttttgaaattttgggaAATATATCATTTTATGggatttttttttgtcaaaatttatttttttctaaaaagaaatatattttaattgttaGGGTTAAAAAATCAAAgatgttaatttttttaatagttgGACCAACGACTACAATTTAAACAAAAAATCCCCAAACAACTCCTCAACGACTATAAAATTTTTTCTTTATAAGCCCTTATACTTatcatttttttcataaaatcTCATTCATCTATTCTCTCAactatttttttcttaattttctaTCTTAATCTCTCAAATTCTTCTTCTTTCAATTTCCTATCCTAaccatttataatttttagattttatgcgattttcatcatctcaaagatttcaaataaaataagataatctatttttaaaaatttgtttaCTTTTTAATAGGTTTAacgatattttttatattaaataaattgttaatttggtggtaatttaataatattatattttttcagCTTATTTCATTGTCTaaattaattaaatcttatttaatttgataaacattacatattttaaaaatgttaGCGCCTCTAATTTGTTTAgatcataaacacattttcaaaagtcaattacaaatgataagaaaatattattatatttttattttaattaatatcattattaagttgataataatattttttttaccaTTTTAAAGCATATACACACAATTTAAGTGCGAGAGCATTGCATGTTATTGAATTGTACTTGGAAAAGGCGGGA
This is a stretch of genomic DNA from Gossypium arboreum isolate Shixiya-1 chromosome 11, ASM2569848v2, whole genome shotgun sequence. It encodes these proteins:
- the LOC108470393 gene encoding uncharacterized protein LOC108470393, whose product is MADIVKQILAKPIQLADQVAKAADEASSFKQECAELKSRTEKLVGLLRQAARASSDLYERPTCRIIDDTEQVLDKALSLVLKCRANGLMKRVFTIIPAAAFRKMSSQLENSIGDVSWLLRVSASCDDRDDEYLGLPPIAANEPILCLIWEQIAILYTGSLENRSDAAASLVSLARDNDRYGKLIIEEGGVGPLLKLLKEGKMEGQENAAKAIGLLGRDPESVEHMIHAGVCTVFAKILKEGPMKVQAVTAWAVSELAANYPKCQDLFAQHNIIRLLVSHLAFETIQEHSKYAIASHKATSIHAVVMASSNNSTVKVAVDEDHQSQISHPMGNQTPNQMHNVVTSTMAMNGGVKLPQKLGNNHVRSNSQGNVKQLHHIYYQPQQNGSMSGVNMKGRELEDPATKAYMKAMAARALWHLAKGNSSICRSITESRALLCFAVLLEKGSDDVQFNSAMALMEITAVAERDTDLRRSAFKPNSHACKLVVDQLLKIIEKADSELLIPCIKAIGNLARTFRATETRMIAPLVKLLDEREAEVSKEAAIALTKFACTDNYLHLDHSKAIITAGGAKHLIQLVYFGEQIVQLRALVLLCYIALHVPDSEELAQAEVLTVLEWASKQSYMTQDETIDTLLQEAKSRLELYQSRGSRGFH